Part of the Falco cherrug isolate bFalChe1 chromosome 1, bFalChe1.pri, whole genome shotgun sequence genome, ACTTGCTGCTGTAATGCAGAACAGAAGACCTATGCTGGATCCAAGCTGCAACTGTCTGATCATACAGCAGAAGCTTCATGGGACATTGTGTAAAAATCTATTTCCTCACTTCTTTTggattgctttattttctgtatttcattcacAAAACCAGAGTAGATAGTTTAACAAATTTTGGAGAACACCTTGGGgcactgaaaaaacacagtgCTCTAgtaaagaaaacccaaatcaGCAATAGTAAATTGTAAAAAACAGTGTACTTTTTGATATTTACCTTTTTACACACCTCTTCCGTTTTCCTtgcctgtttctctttttttcacgTCCTCTTCACAGGAAAGAATGAGTATGATCTTCTGGTAATCGGTGGAGGCTCTGGAGGCCTTGCTTGTGCAAAAGAAGGTTtgtatgtataaataataaaagttttCGTTTAGcttaaagcttttaaagaaacagcataCGTCAGTTCCTGCACATTAATCGTTAACTCTGCTCCATATAGTTAATCTGTGAATTAATTCACACCCTTGGGTGGGGTGAGCTTGTTTGGCTTTCCTATTaacctgttaaaaaaatgtttcttcttttgttatGGGAAAATctaataaatttttatttcactgttatTGTAAAATACTCTGAGTGCCTCCATacagactgtattttaaaaattataatgttTCTTATTTATGTGTTGAAACAGCAGTCCCTTCAGACTGTTTCCAAGAGCTGTTTAACTGCTGTAGAGAACCTTGCCCCTTTGTAACTCAATGTAATGTGCTCAACAGTCCATAAGATTCTTAAACATCTCATCTGGGGTCAAATTGCATTTTTAGGGTTGGTGGAAGCTGTAGGCTCTAGTCTGGGTTATTAAGTATCTTCTGGAGAATCTGCTGACTACGTAGGCAACCTGGGTCCCTATCTTGAGTTAAGACAGTAGATACCACCAGCTATCATCTCCTGTACATCTGTACCTGTGCTACTAAAAATGTTTAAGCTTGtgtgtttttcccttctttaaataccttgtcttgctttttgtttaaagCTGCTCGGTTTGGAAGGAAAGTAGCTGTTTTGGATTATGTAGAACCTTCTCCACAAGGTATGGAAGAGAAATACTAGGATAATGTTTGGACATGTGTGTAAAATGGTTGCCTGGGTCAGCAGATTGCTTCAGGCAGTGAAGTGGCCAAAGCCACGCTACCTACTTTGCTTGTAGTAAAAGTCCTTAAGCCCAGCTTGCTGTACTGCTCATTCCTTCCCATGTCCCAGCTCTGACAGTTCCTGCACATTAATGTTGTTAGCAGTGTTTGAATGCCACCATTTGCAGTAGACTTTGAACTTAAATATGTGAGAATATTGTCTCTGTCAAAATGTCATTTACAATTTCTAAAAACCATGAATCATATCATGTTGAGGCTTTTCATGTATAATATGTAAAATAAGATCTGCAAATGCAAATAAGCAAATGTGATTATGTAGTAATTGGATCTTCAGAGCTCTGAGAAATATCTTGAGATGGTTTGAATTTTAGAAGAATAATATAGagatgttttttattaaaaaaatgaccATAAGCAGAGTTAGAAACTGATCTGTAGGAGAGAGTAAACTCCATGTTGTTTCAGGACTTTTAAACTAATTGCGTGAACAACCTAATACTCTTAAGTAATCCAATTGCATTAAGTTATGCTAACCTGAtgcatttacttttgttttctttttttttttttttttttctcccaaggaACCAAATGGGGACTTGGTGGAACTTGTGTGAATGTTGGCTGCATTCCTAAAAAGCTTATGCATCAAGCAGCCCTTTTAAGGAGTGCCCTTAAAGATGCCCAGCACTATGGCTGGAATATAGCCCAACCTGTTCATCATACATGGTAAAGATTATTGCCCATATCCACTCCTATGTGCTGCAAATACATAACAACCTTTCCCAGTTGGTGTTTATTTAGGGACAGTTAGGGAAGTTAATTTTGTGTGAAGCTTTTTAGACTGCTCCttgtttaaaacacagaactgtACTTACTGGTTTATCAAGGCAGGTACAGTGTTGACTCAGACTTGGTAATTTACTTTCATAGCAAAAACTAATGTAGAACACTCCTAATTTCTAGCAATTGCCTGTATCTTTGAGTTGCATAGTCTGAATTTGTGATGCCGtgacttcattttcagtttcttgttttGCGATAGGTCTGTGATGGCACAAGCTGTTCAGAATTATGTGAAATCCTTGAACTGGGGACACAGAGTGCAACTACAAGACAAGTAAATAagttttttaatttcatctttcttCCCATAGTCAAGGAGCTGCTCCTCTCCTTGTAGAATTGCTGAATTGCCTTTAGAGTTTCTCATTAGAGCTAATATTCTGAGTTTGCAAGTCCTTTCTGCTCAGGACTTTAAGTACCCTTGCCAATGTAAGTGATTTCCCCCCAcctctttcccccttttctgGGAAGTAGTAGTTGAAAGTGACCATATGTGAAAGCTTTCTAACACCGTAGTGATCAGGGAATGCCCTCTTTAATCTGGAGAGGATTTGCATTAATATGAAGTAGTCAGGGTTTCTCAAGGTAATTTCAAGCTTGTCTACCAAAATTTATATGCCATACAGGCCCACAGATAACACTATGCTAGCAGctggctttttttgctttcagtgctgAAATGGTTCTGAGTTTTTCAGCATGCAGTTCATTTTatagagaaattaaattaacagATAATTTGACAGGTTCTAGTCTTGTGACTCCTACCGAGTCActtttgaatgcttttaaatgAGATCATTCTCATAAAATTCTTACATAAATCATGCTCTCAAATAAGATCTATAAGTAATCTTATAGAAAGTAACAGTAATGCTATGCTAGTGGAAAATGTGTCATTTGAAGAGGTCAATAACCTGATCCCAAAGCATATTACAAGGTTAGGTACTCTGATGTATAGAGGAATTAGCTATGACACAAGAATTAAGTGACTTAAATTATGTGACAGAGTGGCAAACCAACCtgtgaaatgaaatgctttcttccttttacttttcTATGCCTTTTTAGCACTTCAGATATGGAAAAAGTAATTGATTGTATTTAATTCCTATTCTTTGTTAAGCGTGCATCAcgttgctgttttcttttaaacaggaAGGTGAAATATTTCAACATGAAAGGAAGATTTTCTGATCCGTATACAGTCCGTGGTTTAACAAAAGCAGGTAAAGAGGTGAGCTGCTGGGCTGATCTCTTCAATATCATTCACTTCAAACATTTCAGGTCTTCATGTGTTGATTTTTCAGGTCGACTGGGAGCTAGATTGTACTGTTGCATTGTGCTTTAGGTATTCATTATCATTTTGGTAAGGAAGTTTTGCATTTTCCACAGAGAAGATGTTTATGAACTTGGACTGTTGCCTGCTAAGTCCCTAGCCTGTAACCTGTCAGTTAAATGCCAttgctttctctctgcagaTACAAGAGCTGagacaaaagatattttttttttctgtcagagtCATACTGCTTTGGTAGACACTTACAAAGATGTAAAGAGGGCCAACATCTCCTTGTTGCTCTGAGCATTAAATCAGTCTGAGATGTTTTCCTCCTTCAGGTGAATTGTAAGGGTGATTAGCTCTCTAATATAAGATTGTATGTGGGAGGCAATTATACCGAATGCACAGCTTCAAGCAACTGGGTCACGTAACAGAATGGTGGTCTTTTCTGCATATTTAACAAGACActgaacatgcatttttaaCACCTCTTTGAGGGAATCAAATAATGTTACTGGTTAATACCAGCTTGAGACAACAAAAGTTTTTTGGGATAGATTTTGGCCtagcattttctgaaaacatgctACTTTTGAGGTAGATTAACTTTGGACTTTGAAGATAGAATTCAtttgctgtgatttctgtgtgttttgtccTAAgcaaaaattgattttaaaaagccgTTGTTCATGCACAACTGTTGCTTCCAAGTAGTCATCAGGATCTTGTCCAGTACAGGAgcaatttcattaaaacaaaaaatggtaGAGAATGTGTGGGAGAAAATTCTGCATGTATTAGTTTATTTTAGCTCcatcctttttttaatgcattgctGATTATTATATCATATAAATAGCAGATGGTAGTGCCAACTTTCTCATTTATCAATTATTTGTACATAGATAAAATCTAAAGacagataaaattatttcaaatgcttgattttgattttgtgtttttatttgtagACTATTgttactgcagaaaatattgTCATTGCTACTGGAGGAAGACCAAAATATCCTACACAGGTAAGTTACACTTGCCATCTAAGAACGGCTTTACTAATTTTGTTGCAGATAATGAAGAACATTTGGGggataaataatataaaataacacATGAGAGATTTTTGTACTTGTGTTGTGTGAAAAATTGTCCTTTATATAAAGCACAggcttttcagaaatacatttccacagaaaataatttttatcaatTTAGTATGTTGATGTTGCTAAGAGCTGTAGGATAATTAAAGTTGAAAGGGATCTCTAGCAGTCATCTAGTTCAACCTTCTGCTCAAGGAGGTTGGGGTCAGTTATTGAGTCAGCTGTGAGGTCAGACTGtgttgctcagggctttttGCAGTCAGAGTTTGAAAATCTCCAAAGACAAAGGCTGGATAACATATTTGGGAAACCCTAGATATATTCCACTTGACCTACTGGCTATACTTCAGCTAATACAGCCCAGGTTACtactagggtttttttgctgcctgGACTTGCATTGTAGATTCAAGATCTTACCTGTGTGATCATAGGTTGCAGGCGCACTGGAGTACGGAATTACAAGTGATGATCTATTCTGGTTAAACGAATCTCCTGGAAAAACGTAAGTTTACCTTACCATGGCTTTAACAGATGCTGGCATTTTCTTTATGGCAAGGTGAAAAATTCAAAACTGCCTTTTATATACCAGATTTTCtgtccttctgttttccttctgagaatttgttttgctgtgcatCAGCATCACACTACCAGCCTTCGTTAGTAATTAACAGATTAGACACGCACAGCCCTTAAGaaatttccttctaaaataaaattaaatacaaattttcacCATCTTTGCTGTAGCCATTATACGTGGAAGTCACGAGAGGGCAGCATAAACTTAAACAAAGTCTGTACTGTTCCTATTCTTTGCTGCTGAGGTATGTGAAATTGCTCTTCAGTTATGAAAGAAACTCCAACataaaattatgttcttttAAGTGGTGGAAGTTCtgataacaaaagaaaatatgatgaGACAGTTGGGttacttttgccttttcttatgTGTTGGGAGCTATTGTTGAACTGAAATACGAAAAAATTGGTTTTAATGGAAATACTAAAATGCCATAGTCTGTCTTTTTTACAGCACAGAGTACAGTAAAATTCTGAGTCAGTATTGCACTACAGAGAAATGTCCTGATGGAAATAATTGTGATAGGAAATGCAGATATGCTAGCATGAAAGTCAGATAATActaggctttttttcttttctctatgAAGCAAATCTAGAAAAAGTAAAGTATATATAAGAAAAGAGGCTTGAAGCTGTAATACtagtgttttgaaagaaaacagggcTGCCATTCATGTCTGTGACtttctaatataaaaaaatgcactgtGTTAAGCTAAACATCAAATAGATAAACAAGGCTGCTTGGTacagtttaaaaaggaaagtaaatttGCTGTTGTTTGTACTATATCAGTCACCTCCTGAATTTTGAGAGCATGATTTATGtgaggaaatttaaaaaaaaaaccaaaaaacccaaaaaccaaacacaaaaccccaaaaccaacaaaacccccccaCAAAAACTAAACAGAAGATTTATCCCTGTAAgatgtttctgtgaaaatgtgGCTTTTGTCCAGTTGCTGGTAATGCAAGTTGTAACAGTGTAATGTGGGAGTCTAGTGTTTATATGTTGCATTCCTGAGATTTAGTCAAAATAAGCCTGCAGGGGCTACAGTagcatttctgtgctttatcAGGCTGTGTCCTAGCAAATGAGCTAGGGAGTTGTTAAAGGTTTGTTTCTGTCagatttgtttctattttaaatgttcCCAAGGTTCAGTTTAACACCTTTTGTTTCTAGTCTGAGCTGTGTTGTacttattctttctttcctccctctccaaATGTACATATCTCAGCTACAAATTACATGCCTGGGGGTTATAGAACTGTCAGTCCCGCAGTtattcatataaaataaaaaaaaaattaaaaaaagagcaaaccaTTAACCAACTTAAAAGTCCCTTAGATATACAAACATTGTGAAGAAATTCTTGCTACTGACATGAAGGGGTTTGGCAGAGTGCATTAGAAAAGATGCCTTGAAATATATTCAGAATGAGTGAGAGATTGAGCAGGTGTGAATGAAGTTAGGTTCTGCTTTCTGAACTTTTCTGTTAGACACTGACAATACCCAGGAACCCTCTACCTTGTAGAAGAAATTGTGAATAATGTAGTGCTGATGCGATGAATAACTGCCAGCTGGCATCTATTTTTCATCTAATGAAAAAGAACGGCAAGCATATGCCTAAATTACAGATATTCTCATTGTATTCCCTGTGAATGTCCAGCAGATATTTCTTTACCGGCAGTGTGTGGCTTTTTGCAGCACGTAGCAGGAGATACATGCTAAAAAATGGGGTGATCATCCATTCACAGATAAACCAGATGCCCTAATGCTgcaaaaatttatttctctctatGTTAAATTGTTTGCCAAACATAAAACCCAGACTAGCAGATTTTTATCTCTTTAGCTCAACCTGTTCTCTGTACGCCTTCAGaagttgtatgtttttattatagGATGGATAGATGTTATCTAGGGTCTTTTGTGAGAAAACATGTGTTGTACTGACTCTGCAATCCCTGGGGCTtaaagagcagcagcccccatgTCTGCActtttcagaagtttaaaaGCATCTCATTTAGAACTAGGAGGTGGTGCAGATTGGTTTAGGGTAAGGTATAGGCCATAAgacagcatttaatttttgctctgctttcttaGCATAAGATACACTGTGTATGAAGAGTTCTCCAAGTATTGGACTtgtttctgtcttgcagtgttggggaaaaaaactttcctAGGGATATGTGACTAGTCAGTGGCAGGGCCAAGAGAAGCCAAATTTGCTGTCTACAGAGCTTCATTATGCCTCTAACATTTGTTTTTAGTTGCCACACATGttcacatatattttaattttctaaggCTTTTTATGTcctatgaaaacatttctgtctttgtaaGCATGTATACTAATAGTTTTTCTGGTAACAGGGTGGATCATTGCTTTGTAAATTTTAGTTAAAATTGATGAATGATACCTCTTTATAAAGAGAGACTGCAGTGCCTGCACCGCTTTCTGTTAGCCTTCcgtttgtgtgtgtttttccatGGATTTAAGAGTCTATGGTACTGTGGTCTGGAATCAAGCAAAATGTAGAAGACAGAACAATGGGATTGAGCACACCCTCAGTATGTTTGCAGATAACACCAAattgggcaggagtgttgacCTACTTGAGGgcagaaggctctgcagagggatctggacaggctggactgatgggctgaggccagttgtatgaggttcaacaaggctgagtgcacttgggtcacaacagccccacacaAGGCTAcgggcttggggaagagtggccagaaagctgcctggtgggaaaggacctgggggtgctggtcaacagctggctgaatatgagccagcagtgtgctcaggtggccaaggaggccaacagcatcctggcttttatccaaaatagtgtggccagcaggactggggcagtgattgtccccctgtactcagcactggtgaggccacacctcaaatcctggcttcagttttgggtccctcaCTTCAAGAAGGATGTcaaggtgctggagtgtgtccagagaaggacaatagagctggggaagggtctggagcacaaatctgatggggagcggctgagggagccgagggtgtttagcctggagaggtTTAAGCTCAAGGGGACCTTATCagtctctacaactacctgaaaggaggttgtagcaaggtgggtgtcagtctcttctcccaggtaacaagtgataggacaagaggaaacggcctcaagttgcaccagggcaggtttagggTGCGTATTAGGAGAAATGACTTCACTGCAAGGGTTgttaagcactggaacaggctgcccagggaagtggttgagtccctatccctggaggtgtttaagagatgtgtagatgtggcacttagggacgtggtttagcAGTGcacttggcagtgctgagttaacagttggactcgatgatcttaaaggtcttttccaacctaaacaaatCAATAATTCTATGAATTTCAAACATGCTTAACTTCTGTTTGTgttatgttttcttaaaaacaatttcaaaatgtatttagtAATTAAGATACCTCTAGAAATGTTAAGATATAATTGAGTTCTGACAAGACTGCTGCATGTCTGTGTGTTTATATGTTGTCTCCTGTCTCAGAGGCAATGGTGCTGAGACACCCTGTAGAGATGAGGCATCAGTAGTAATAGGCACAGGGGGAGACATCTGTCAGTGTCTAGTCCAGATATTTCCAACCAAGGTATGTCATAGAACACAACTGAAATACTTGTGATGCCTCTTAACCTTGCTAGTTTCTCTGAGTTTTTCATGGCTTTCTTCACTTTAACTTTCAGGGTATGTGTTTATATGTCTCTTTACAATATAAAAACAATTCCTTATGTCTTATAGGcctgttcttttttaatctgttaatATAATAAACCCACATGTTATAGTGTTTGTCTTCGTTGGAGTTGGCAGGCCATGCTCTTTCTTCCAATCTAACAACATCAGATCCGCTCCTCAAACCTGTAATTTTGTAACTCTACATacttgagaaaatattttttttagttgtgCAGAAATATGCACAAGCTCATTCCgctgctttattctttttttctttttgtgtaacAGGTTGGTTGTTGGAGCGAGCTGTATCCTTTGAAAAAGCTGTGATGATTTATGATTATAAGCAGCATAGCTGTCGTTCCTATGAAAGCTCAGTTTTCAGAATTCCTTTGCTCATGCCCTGTAGTTGAGTTGGTAATAGAATAGTAACAGTTTTCTATGCAGTAGCATCATGGGAATTAAGGTCAGTTGAGGATAAATTCTCAGGATTtgaaaagcaatgttttctaTGAGGAAAATATTCTAAGCAAACTAAAGATGTCTGCGTGAGAAGAAATTGATACCTCTAGGTAAAAAGCCCACTTGTATACTACCCTTTTATATTGCATTTATCTGAAATTATTGTTTATATTTCCTTAACTCATGCTTCACAAGATGTTTCACTTGAATGTGCTGGTTTTCTAACGGGCATTGGGTTGGACACAACAGTCATGATGAGAAGTATCCCACTTCGTGGGTTTGATCAGGCAagtacagaatattttatatcTCCTTATATATCAAATACATTAGGAgacaaaaatatactttttaaagtgttgTTGGCTTCTCCAAACATTTCCTAGTATGTGCTTTCTAAAGAGAAACTAAATAAATATTACCTAGTTTTCCTATCTCATCTCTTGATACTGTactcagaaaagcaaatctttttttttttttcctcctgcttaaTTGAAAACAAGATGGAAAAGTTTGGGAAGCATGGGAGAGATTTATGCCGCTGCTAAAAACATTAAACaatctctttaaaataatcctGAATTTCTAGGAGTTACagataatgatttttaaaataaattattggaCTTAACATGAAGTAGTACAGCGTGGAGTTCATTATGAAGAATGTAAATAAATCAGTAAGCTGAAAGTTTGTAATGACACAGGAATTGGCAATCTTGACCTTATCACTTTCAAAGCAATGATGGTTATAactaggtaaaaaaaataatacagtgatTTCAGTGGAACTATCAACCCTAAGatggagaaaattaaatgcaaaaacttTCAGGCAGGaaaatttaaagagaaaaaacgTTTCAAAATCGGGAAAGATTTTGAggagttttatttaaaagtataaGTGGTCCTGACTCTGCTGACAAAATAGAAAACCGTTTGGGCCAGTAATTCATTCCTGTGTAAACAGACTAAAAGCAATTGGAAATAACAATGAGAAaaggcaacaacaacaaaggtTTTATACAGGATTTGTGTAAAAAAGTATAACTGCTTAAAGAAGCAACAGAAGGTAGTATAGCAACTTTGGGTTAAAGACAAGTTACTGGATCCAGTAAAAAGGCATTGCTTGGATGTGATTTTGTAGCTTCTGTTCTACAGGTTAGATGATCTCTTTGAGGGCCTGGTAGTCCTTTTGGTTCATAGATCTTTAGAGAGGGTACGTTAAAGGTGATTATGAATCTTCTGCCCCTGCAAGATTTGATGCTAACACTACTTTGAAGGAAAAGTTTCTGTAATGCTCTTAAAACAGCGAGAGAGTTCTGGGTTTTCACTCAGTGAACTTTTCCTTTGAAGTTTCCAACAAATTTTTTCTCAGGCAAATAACTTGGGAAAATGTTAGCCTCAGGAATGAAGCCTGTCATGTTAATTACTTGAAAAGAGTGTTTTCAGATTGGGAATGAATGCACATTAACTTAATTATTCTTGGGATTGtgaattaggatttttttttttagtgcttaaTTGCAATAGTGCAAAACACTTCCAGGCCAAAGTTGATGAAAGGGTGATAGAACCATGGGTTTGTTTTTGAGAACTGCTTTGCACATACAGTGtgtaggaaaattattttcatgtgtaATAGCACAGTTTTTGAGGAGGGAGTGGTGCTGTTAGGAGCAGCAGTGACAAGTACCACTGCAGGTAGTGACAGCTCCTGGTGTGTGCCAGCCACTCCCACTTTGGAGTGGCTTCCTTAAGACTAGTGGTATGTGTACCAGAGTTTGCAAACGTTGTAGAAGAATGTGTCTTGGAATTTGCAGTCATCATTGAAGAAATCTACACCTGTAACAGCATGAGATCTGAGCAAGCAGGGAATAGTATTAAATGTGTGTGTGGCACTTCATAAAACACAGTAGGGCTTTCTCTGAGAACTTGATCCGTTGTAGGCATGAAGAGCAGAATAGATATTTCAGAGTTAAGAAATTATTAATAGAGATAAAATAATCAGTCTGTAGCCACACTGAGTCTGATGGAAACTGGTTAGTGAGCTATCATGTTTCTGAAGAGGTATAACCCTGCTGTTGCTTTCATATTAgtaaaaagtttgaaaatacagttttgtaaGCTGTGAGCTTGCATGTAGTTGTTCTGTGTTAG contains:
- the TXNRD2 gene encoding thioredoxin reductase 2, mitochondrial isoform X4: MAALWQRRERVLGVAGLCRTARGLSGKNEYDLLVIGGGSGGLACAKEAARFGRKVAVLDYVEPSPQGTKWGLGGTCVNVGCIPKKLMHQAALLRSALKDAQHYGWNIAQPVHHTWSVMAQAVQNYVKSLNWGHRVQLQDKKVKYFNMKGRFSDPYTVRGLTKAGKETIVTAENIVIATGGRPKYPTQVAGALEYGITSDDLFWLNESPGKTLVVGASYVSLECAGFLTGIGLDTTVMMRSIPLRGFDQQMASLVTEHMESYGTKFLKRCFPTKVEKLESNRLQVTWKNTDLGTEETDSFDTVMWAAEPLTLRLSI